Proteins encoded by one window of Tubulanus polymorphus chromosome 7, tnTubPoly1.2, whole genome shotgun sequence:
- the LOC141907991 gene encoding 28S rRNA (cytosine-C(5))-methyltransferase-like gives MNLYRECERVIVAVNEKKGSIKSISLQTKLKNKKQVFALVCETLKYSSVIDEIVTATRLTTREKILTKSPTLTKVLLYDFLFGRGFGKNFQNSYKDAINRHKTALCAELARLKVKAGVSKNEDLLPDSQNSDFIPRYVRVNTLKTTATRVIDQFKQEGFKYVTSMRTETDEYNEFINCVKNLKSKEFMCDIHISNLLIFTSGTDLHDHVLYKQGDIILQDKASCMPAEILAPPVGSHVIDCCAAPGNKTTHAAAIMNNTGKVFAFDMDRQRLATMNDLCSKAGARCVETTNVDFLKVDLTTEKYSEVEYVIVDPSCSGSGIVSRMNSVTDDEQSASKDRILRLAKFQISILHHVFTLPRLKSVCYSTCSVHEEENENVVSEILKSYGSEFELCPVLPTWVHRGFDSFDGGSCCVRASPEHDLTNGFFVALFVRKTNENGSKNFSDKNKTLNVQVSDENRLHENDETVKGKGRKNKQTAAERNVVRSWKQPKLENEEHSFHNKPVFKGSIKKKNKSKKKRIHKPIV, from the exons atgaatttatacaGAGAATGTGAACGTGTTATTGTAGCCGTCAACGAAAAGAAAGGATCAATTAAAAGTATTTCGCTTCAAACAAAATTAAAG AATAAAAAGCAAGTTTTTGCGTTGGTTtgcgaaacgttgaaatattcGTCGGTAATAGACGAGATCGTAACCGCTACGAGACTGACGACACGAGAGAAAATTCTTACGAAATCTCCAACTTTAACGAAAGTTCTACTTTACGACTTCCTGTTCGGGCGAGGTTTCGGAAAAAACTTTCAGAACTCTTACAAG GATGCTATAAATCGTCACAAGACGGCGCTGTGTGCCGAATTAGCGAGACTTAAAGTAAAAGCCGGTGTATCGAAGAATGAAGATTTACTGCCAGATTCGCAGAATTCCG ATTTCATACCGAGGTATGTCAGAGTGAACACGCTGAAAACTACAGCTACGCGAGTTattgatcaattcaaacaaGAAGGATTCAAATACGTGACTTCAATGAGGACAGAAACAGATGAGTACAATGA ATTCATCAATTGTGTTAAGAATTTGAAGAGTAAAGAATTCATGTGCGATATTCATATTAGTAATCTGCTGATATTTACCAGTGGCACGGACCTTCACGACCATGTTTTATATAAACAAGGAGATATCATCTTACAAGATAAA GCAAGTTGTATGCCAGCTGAGATACTAGCGCCACCTGTTGGGAGTCATGTGATCGATTGTTGCGCTGCCCCTGGTAACAAAACAACTCACGCTGCAGCAATAATGAATAACACGGG aaaagtgTTTGCGTTTGATATGGATCGTCAACGCTTGGCAACGATGAATGATTTGTGTTCGAAAGCCGGCGCTCGTTGCGTAGAAACGACGAATGTCGACTTTTTGAAAGTCGATTTGACGACGGAAAAATATTCCGAAGTTGAATACGTGATCGTCGATCCGAGCTGCAGCGGTTCAG GAATAGTGAGTCGTATGAATTCAGTCACCGATGATGAACAGTCCGCGTCGAAAGATCGCATTTTACGCCTCgcgaaatttcaaatttcgattcTACATCACGTGTTTACGCTTCCGCGATTGAAATCCGTCTGCTATTCGACGTGTTCCGTGCACGAAGAGGAAAACGAGAACGTCGTCTCGGAGATATTGAAATCGTACGGTTCCGAGTTCGAGTTATGTCCGGTTTTACCGACGTGGGTCCATCGAGGGTTCGATAGTTTCGACGGTGGATCGTGTTGCGTTCGCGCGTCTCCCGAACACGATCTCACTAACGGATTTTTCGTAGCTCTCTTCGTGCGTAAAACTAACGAGAACGGATCTAAAAACTTTTcagacaaaaataaaactttaaacgtTCAAGTTTCGGATGAAAATCGTCTGCACGAGAACGATGAAACTGTTAAAGGGAAAGGTCGTAAAAATAAGCAAACTGCAGCAGAACGTAATGTAGTCCGCAGTTGGAAACAAccaaaattagaaaatgaggaaCATTCATTTCACAATAAACCAGTATTTAAAGGATCGAttaagaaaaagaataaatcgaaaaagaaaagaattcataaacCGATTGTATGA
- the LOC141907990 gene encoding tyrosine-protein phosphatase non-receptor type 11-like isoform X1: MEIETVSAVTSNGEADYENTLTGAAVKWQHRSYTRCYHANIKSSQDAERVLIEKGRIGSFLLRPSKNTPGNFTISVRLPDNSILHIRINNGGDFYQIYGSTLDQLAFASINDLMEYYSNPEHPLTQRNQTIELKYPLNCADTINERWFHGLLSNKDAVELLKDDGDFLVRESNKSPGNFVISLLMDEKPVHLLVEHKPAEGVFNMSGKSYNSMSEIIDMMTESAFYTKDETAIYLRTPIYTSTVLNAAGIANRVQQLISTGVKYGLKTTTEIGFIEEFQALQTMDTRGYNQAIAKADFNRTRNRYKNILPYDHCRVVLRNSDPSTKGSDYINASYITLEDDTCKHQRVIAAQGPLQGTVTDFWRMVWQENSRVIIMVTKEVELGKNKCARYWPEVGETANYDAPNGTFIIRTSDEQNMPDLVVRHFYLSMEGEKASPRKITQLFFKVWPDHGTPTDPGVVHNMLYEANQHQLPNAGPMVIHCSAGIGRTGTVIMIDLLSNKIRQLGLECEIDIQKTLCILRSQRPGMVQTVDQYRYIYLAMANYVDMIKVRLEEEQKSREEDGNEYANVMCRGGVINVINETPAAAPAAPIAPQRKK; encoded by the exons ATGGAAATCGAAACGGTTTCAGCGGTAACCTCTAACGGAGAAGCAGATTATGAGAACACGTTGACTGGTGCTGCAGTAAAATGGCAACATCGCAGTTATACGCG ATGCTATCATGCGAATATTAAAAGCAGTCAGGATGCTGAACGAGTTCTAATTGAGAAAGGACGAATCGGCAGTTTTCTGTTGAGACCGAGTAAGAATACGCCGGGAAACTTCACTATCTCCGTCAG GCTCCCAGATAACAGTATTTTGCACATACGCATTAACAATGGCGGTGATTTCTATCAGATTTACGGCAGCACGCTCGATCAACTGGCATTCGCTAGTATCAACGATTTAATGGAGTACTACTCCAATCCCGAACATCCGCTAACACAACGTAATCAAAccattgaattgaaatatccgCTCAATTGCGCAGACACTATAAACGAACG GTGGTTCCATGGTCTCCTATCGAATAAAGATGCTGTTGAACTATTGAAAGACGACGGTGATTTTCTGGTGCGAGAAAGTAATAAATCTCCCGGTAATTTCGTCATCTCGTTACTTATGGATGAAAAACCAGTTCATCTTCTTGTTGAACACAAACCAGCG GAGGGTGTGTTTAATATGTCGGGAAAATCATACAATTCAATGAGCGAAATCATCGACATGATGACCGAATCGGCCTTTTATACGAAAGATGAAACCGCCATCTATCTGAGAACTCCGATCTACACGTCGACGGTTTTAAACGCGGCAGGAATCGCGAACCGCGTTCAACAACTTATCAGCACCGGCGTGAAATACGGTTTGAAAACCACTACAGAAATCGGTTTTATCGAGGAATTTCAG GCACTTCAAACGATGGATACACGCGGTTATAACCAGGCGATCGCGAAAGCCGACTTCAATCGAACGAGAAATCGATACAAGAACATTCTACCgt ATGATCATTGCCGGGTGGTTCTTAGAAACAGCGACCCCAGCACGAAAGGATCTGATTATATAAACGCTAGTTATATCACT CTTGAAGATGATACTTGTAAACACCAGCGAGTAATCGCCGCTCAAGGTCCGTTACAAGGAACGGTGACTGATTTCTGGAGAATGGTCTGGCAGGAGAACTCGCGTGTTATTATCATGGTTACGAAAGAGGTCGAATTAGGGAAA AATAAATGTGCGCGATATTGGCCTGAGGTAGGCGAGACAGCGAACTACGATGCGCCTAACGGAACGTTTATCATCAGAACCAGCGATGAACAAAATATGCCCGACCTCGTTGTACGACATTTTTACTTATCGATGGAAGGAGAG AAGGCGTCTCCGCGAAAAATCACGCAGTTATTCTTCAAAGTTTGGCCCGATCACGGAACGCCCACCGATCCCGGTGTAGTGCACAATATGTTGTACGAAGCGAACCAACACCAGCTGCCAAACGCTGGACCTATGGTCATACACTGCAG CGCTGGAATTGGTCGTACCGGTACCGTCATTATGATCGACTTACTTTCGAATAAAATTCGCCAGTTGG GTTTAGAATGTGAGATCGATATACAGAAGACGTTGTGTATTCTGCGTAGTCAGAGACCGGGAATGGTGCAAACCGTCGACCagtatcgatatatttatctcGCGATGGCGAATTACGTAGACATGATTAAAGTCCGTCTGGAAGAAGAACAG AAAAGTCGAGAAGAAGATGGTAATGAATACGCTAATGTGATGTGTCGGGGAGGTGTAATAAACGTTATCAATGAAACACCAGCAGCTGCTCCTGCGGCTCCTATAGCTCCTCAACG gAAAAAGTGA
- the LOC141907990 gene encoding tyrosine-protein phosphatase non-receptor type 11-like isoform X2, with protein MEIETVSAVTSNGEADYENTLTGAAVKWQHRSYTRCYHANIKSSQDAERVLIEKGRIGSFLLRPSKNTPGNFTISVRLPDNSILHIRINNGGDFYQIYGSTLDQLAFASINDLMEYYSNPEHPLTQRNQTIELKYPLNCADTINERWFHGLLSNKDAVELLKDDGDFLVRESNKSPGNFVISLLMDEKPVHLLVEHKPAEGVFNMSGKSYNSMSEIIDMMTESAFYTKDETAIYLRTPIYTSTVLNAAGIANRVQQLISTGVKYGLKTTTEIGFIEEFQALQTMDTRGYNQAIAKADFNRTRNRYKNILPYDHCRVVLRNSDPSTKGSDYINASYITLEDDTCKHQRVIAAQGPLQGTVTDFWRMVWQENSRVIIMVTKEVELGKNKCARYWPEVGETANYDAPNGTFIIRTSDEQNMPDLVVRHFYLSMEGEASPRKITQLFFKVWPDHGTPTDPGVVHNMLYEANQHQLPNAGPMVIHCSAGIGRTGTVIMIDLLSNKIRQLGLECEIDIQKTLCILRSQRPGMVQTVDQYRYIYLAMANYVDMIKVRLEEEQKSREEDGNEYANVMCRGGVINVINETPAAAPAAPIAPQRKK; from the exons ATGGAAATCGAAACGGTTTCAGCGGTAACCTCTAACGGAGAAGCAGATTATGAGAACACGTTGACTGGTGCTGCAGTAAAATGGCAACATCGCAGTTATACGCG ATGCTATCATGCGAATATTAAAAGCAGTCAGGATGCTGAACGAGTTCTAATTGAGAAAGGACGAATCGGCAGTTTTCTGTTGAGACCGAGTAAGAATACGCCGGGAAACTTCACTATCTCCGTCAG GCTCCCAGATAACAGTATTTTGCACATACGCATTAACAATGGCGGTGATTTCTATCAGATTTACGGCAGCACGCTCGATCAACTGGCATTCGCTAGTATCAACGATTTAATGGAGTACTACTCCAATCCCGAACATCCGCTAACACAACGTAATCAAAccattgaattgaaatatccgCTCAATTGCGCAGACACTATAAACGAACG GTGGTTCCATGGTCTCCTATCGAATAAAGATGCTGTTGAACTATTGAAAGACGACGGTGATTTTCTGGTGCGAGAAAGTAATAAATCTCCCGGTAATTTCGTCATCTCGTTACTTATGGATGAAAAACCAGTTCATCTTCTTGTTGAACACAAACCAGCG GAGGGTGTGTTTAATATGTCGGGAAAATCATACAATTCAATGAGCGAAATCATCGACATGATGACCGAATCGGCCTTTTATACGAAAGATGAAACCGCCATCTATCTGAGAACTCCGATCTACACGTCGACGGTTTTAAACGCGGCAGGAATCGCGAACCGCGTTCAACAACTTATCAGCACCGGCGTGAAATACGGTTTGAAAACCACTACAGAAATCGGTTTTATCGAGGAATTTCAG GCACTTCAAACGATGGATACACGCGGTTATAACCAGGCGATCGCGAAAGCCGACTTCAATCGAACGAGAAATCGATACAAGAACATTCTACCgt ATGATCATTGCCGGGTGGTTCTTAGAAACAGCGACCCCAGCACGAAAGGATCTGATTATATAAACGCTAGTTATATCACT CTTGAAGATGATACTTGTAAACACCAGCGAGTAATCGCCGCTCAAGGTCCGTTACAAGGAACGGTGACTGATTTCTGGAGAATGGTCTGGCAGGAGAACTCGCGTGTTATTATCATGGTTACGAAAGAGGTCGAATTAGGGAAA AATAAATGTGCGCGATATTGGCCTGAGGTAGGCGAGACAGCGAACTACGATGCGCCTAACGGAACGTTTATCATCAGAACCAGCGATGAACAAAATATGCCCGACCTCGTTGTACGACATTTTTACTTATCGATGGAAGGAGAG GCGTCTCCGCGAAAAATCACGCAGTTATTCTTCAAAGTTTGGCCCGATCACGGAACGCCCACCGATCCCGGTGTAGTGCACAATATGTTGTACGAAGCGAACCAACACCAGCTGCCAAACGCTGGACCTATGGTCATACACTGCAG CGCTGGAATTGGTCGTACCGGTACCGTCATTATGATCGACTTACTTTCGAATAAAATTCGCCAGTTGG GTTTAGAATGTGAGATCGATATACAGAAGACGTTGTGTATTCTGCGTAGTCAGAGACCGGGAATGGTGCAAACCGTCGACCagtatcgatatatttatctcGCGATGGCGAATTACGTAGACATGATTAAAGTCCGTCTGGAAGAAGAACAG AAAAGTCGAGAAGAAGATGGTAATGAATACGCTAATGTGATGTGTCGGGGAGGTGTAATAAACGTTATCAATGAAACACCAGCAGCTGCTCCTGCGGCTCCTATAGCTCCTCAACG gAAAAAGTGA
- the LOC141908709 gene encoding uncharacterized protein LOC141908709, whose product MAAINPDNLKPWKKSAKVKTLDDSFSGMFSLNEKMMANLSSQGASMGEDAHYDARQSIYCLAKMVDLGLTTRALIQPRSQDRALTIDLVPRTSTNGVKAFLLPDSADPMILVRVAHHRKSKDSLRHAQLFMSSSPKNGVQSVTAASAEEMKILIEEFKQNHDLLDKKYLKNLESKLPPRLLMLENGFTSFFKPLLTPKPKKEIDPCSACRMKPGKHVCSRCKVARYCSKECQRTDWKDSHKKTCSSPEARAQKKLNTLGVATGDINANQLWVDIDPQRTPNEMRFVSTISNQGSFAHTMRKAMKDGIKNVQEDVLQRKKDKMMILKIQVPPFSSVADNKPIMIYPQGKKFQVMAVSENVIGGIAEYCKLFEMVRKFGSNGGIDVAGVKAYLSGYITADGLVRIMIDEVKPLQAW is encoded by the exons atggctgctaTAAATCCTGACAACCTGAAGCCGTGGAAAAAGTCGGCAAAAGTTAAAACTCTGGATGACAGTTTCAGCGGTATGTTTTCGCTGAACGAGAAAATGATGGCTAATTTATCCTCGCAGGGGGCTAGTATGGGCGAAGACGCGCATTACGACGCCCGACAGAGTATTTACTGCCTCGCTAAAATGGTTGATTTAGGATTGACGACTCGGGCTCTCATTCAGCCGCGATCGCAAGATCGGGCGTTGACCATCGACCTCGTACCGAGGACGTCGACAAATGGCGTGAAAGCGTTTCTGCTGCCCGATTCTGCCGACCCGATGATTCTCGTGCGTGTCGCTCATCACAGAAAGTCTAAAGATTCGCTACGCCACGCGCAACTATTCATGAGTTCATCGCCGAAAAATGGCGTTCAATCAGTGACGGCCGCTTCGGCTgaggaaatgaaaatattaatcGAAGAATTCAAGCAGAACCACGATTTATTggataagaaatatttaaagaatcTCGAATCGAAGTTACCGCCGCGTTTGCTGATGTTAGAAAACGGTTTTACGAGTTTTTTCAAACCGCTTTTGACGCCGAAgccgaaaaaagaaattgaccCGTGTTCGGCGTGCCGTATGAAACCGGGTAAACACGTCTGCTCGCGATGTAAGGTCGCCCGTTATTGCAGTAAGGAATGTCAGCGTACGGATTGGAAAGACAGCCACAAGAAAACGTGTTCATCACCGGAGGCACGAGCGCAGAAGAAACTGAACACCCTCGGCGTGGCAACTGGGGATATTAACGCGAATCAACTATGGGTGGACATCGACCCTCAGCGGACCCCGAATGAGATGCGTTTTGTCAGCACGATCTCGAATCAAGGTTCGTTTGCGCATACGATGAGAAAAGCCATGAAAGATGGAATTAAAAATGTTCAAGAGGATGTTTTACAAcgtaaaaaagataaaatgatgattttaaag ATTCAGGTTCCTCCGTTCTCAAGCGTCGCTGATAATAAACCGATTATGATTTACCCACAAG GTAAGAAGTTCCAGGTGATGGCTGTGAGCGAAAACGTCATAGGTGGCATTGCTGAATACTGTAAACTGTTCGAAATGGTTCGCAAATTTGGTTCGAA CGGAGGTATAGATGTCGCCGGTGTAAAGGCTTACCTGTCCGGATACATTACTGCTGATGGTTTAGTTCGTATTATGATTGATGAGGTGAAACCGCTACAGGCCTGGTAG